Proteins from a single region of Dyadobacter fanqingshengii:
- a CDS encoding bestrophin family protein, with amino-acid sequence MYVNRYLSPLIVYYYSWRMVLFSLFTGSMAIFVYTYLGWGWVAIPWLPVSLIGTATAFFVGFKNNQSYDRSWEARKIWGSITNHSRSFGAALRAFASHDQKEFVDADDDIRIMVYRHIAWLYALKNAMAQRTAWEHKDRASKRQRDALHKSQTPCELEIEKYLLANEHNALKGKKNLSTQILDKQSQHLSRLRKAGRVDAYQHVALQNLISSLYDEQGKSERIKNTPFPRQYATTSNLFIFVFMTLLPFGLLPQFVELGERYMFLLIPFNMVVSWVFMFMEYVGDISENPFEGLLNDIPIGTIVRNIEIDLIDMLDDEPTPEKLQPYYGALF; translated from the coding sequence ATGTACGTAAATCGTTATCTGTCTCCGCTCATCGTCTATTATTACTCGTGGCGAATGGTGCTGTTTTCCCTCTTTACCGGTTCCATGGCTATTTTTGTTTACACCTATCTGGGCTGGGGCTGGGTTGCTATTCCCTGGTTGCCCGTGTCCCTGATTGGTACGGCAACTGCTTTTTTTGTTGGTTTCAAAAACAATCAGTCCTATGACAGAAGCTGGGAAGCACGTAAGATCTGGGGCAGCATTACGAACCATAGCCGGTCTTTTGGAGCAGCACTAAGGGCTTTTGCTTCCCATGATCAGAAGGAATTTGTAGATGCAGACGACGATATTAGGATTATGGTTTACAGACACATTGCATGGCTATATGCATTAAAAAATGCCATGGCGCAACGCACGGCCTGGGAACATAAAGACCGGGCAAGCAAGCGTCAGCGGGACGCGCTGCATAAATCGCAGACGCCCTGCGAGCTCGAAATAGAAAAGTATCTTCTTGCCAATGAGCACAATGCGCTGAAAGGTAAGAAAAATCTCTCTACACAAATTCTGGATAAACAATCGCAACATTTGTCGAGACTCAGAAAAGCGGGCAGGGTGGATGCTTACCAGCACGTTGCGCTCCAAAACCTCATTTCAAGCCTCTACGACGAACAGGGAAAAAGCGAGCGGATCAAAAATACACCCTTTCCACGCCAGTATGCCACAACGTCAAATCTGTTTATTTTCGTTTTTATGACTTTGCTGCCTTTTGGTTTGCTGCCGCAGTTTGTAGAACTGGGCGAGCGGTATATGTTCCTGCTTATCCCGTTCAATATGGTCGTTTCGTGGGTTTTTATGTTCATGGAATACGTGGGTGACATCAGCGAAAACCCGTTTGAAGGACTTTTGAATGACATTCCCATTGGCACCATTGTACGCAACATTGAAATAGACCTCATCGATATGCTTGACGATGAGCCAACCCCGGAGAAATTGCAGCCGTATTATGGGGCGCTGTTCTAA
- a CDS encoding MBOAT family O-acyltransferase, with product MLFNSLSFALFFPVVLFLYWIIARNSLRLQNIILLISSLYFYACWDYRFVFLLIFSIALDYYTGLKMGNSKNQATRKFWLVLSIAINLSFLGVLKYYNFFAESFAEGLSLLGMSVNPHTLNLVLPVGISFYTFHGLSYVIDIYKERIKPEKDLIDYAVFVSFFPLLVAGPIERATHLLPQIQKKRVFSYAQASDGLRQILWGLFKKIVIADNCAELANLAFNNHESYGGSTLLLGAFFFAMQIYGDFSGYSDIALGVARIMGIELLRNFSYPYFSRDIAEFWRRWHISLSSWFRDYVYFPLGGSRGGTGLKVRNTFIIFLLSGFWHGANWTFLAWGALNAIYFLPLLLSKSNRENLEIVAKGRLLPTVSDVFHMLITFTMTVFAWILFRAENIKHAFEYISEIFSASIFTTPELVRKDLLLLIAAFFLVEWLGREHPYAIARFGFNWPKPVKWGFYYCLVIAIFVFTGKQQQFIYFQF from the coding sequence ATGCTTTTTAACTCTCTGAGTTTTGCCCTGTTTTTTCCTGTTGTTCTTTTTCTTTACTGGATTATTGCCCGAAACAGTTTAAGATTACAGAACATCATCCTGCTCATTTCAAGCTTGTATTTTTATGCTTGCTGGGATTACCGATTCGTTTTTCTGCTGATTTTTTCCATTGCTCTGGACTATTATACAGGGCTTAAAATGGGTAACTCAAAAAACCAGGCTACAAGAAAATTCTGGCTCGTTTTGAGCATCGCCATTAACCTTTCATTCCTGGGTGTTCTTAAATATTATAATTTCTTTGCAGAGTCATTCGCGGAAGGTCTTTCCTTGCTTGGCATGTCGGTTAATCCGCATACATTAAACCTGGTGTTGCCCGTAGGCATCTCGTTTTACACATTTCACGGTTTGTCTTATGTCATTGATATTTACAAGGAGAGAATCAAGCCAGAGAAAGACCTGATTGACTATGCCGTTTTTGTGAGTTTCTTCCCGCTTCTGGTCGCAGGTCCCATAGAGCGCGCAACGCATCTTTTGCCGCAGATTCAGAAGAAAAGGGTTTTTAGTTATGCACAAGCTTCCGACGGGTTAAGGCAAATACTCTGGGGGCTTTTCAAAAAAATCGTTATAGCCGACAATTGTGCCGAGCTTGCCAATCTGGCATTCAATAATCATGAAAGTTACGGAGGCAGCACATTGCTTTTAGGTGCTTTTTTCTTTGCCATGCAGATTTATGGTGATTTCTCCGGGTATTCGGATATTGCTTTGGGCGTTGCAAGGATCATGGGCATTGAATTATTACGCAATTTCTCTTACCCTTATTTTTCCAGGGACATTGCCGAATTCTGGCGGCGCTGGCACATTTCACTTTCCTCATGGTTTAGAGACTACGTGTATTTTCCGTTGGGAGGAAGCCGCGGCGGCACAGGGCTAAAAGTGCGAAACACATTCATCATCTTTTTGCTGAGCGGCTTCTGGCACGGCGCTAACTGGACATTTCTGGCCTGGGGTGCGCTTAATGCGATTTATTTCCTGCCATTGTTACTGTCCAAAAGCAACCGGGAAAATCTCGAGATCGTTGCCAAAGGACGTTTATTACCCACAGTTAGTGACGTATTCCACATGCTGATTACATTCACAATGACTGTTTTTGCATGGATCTTGTTCAGGGCAGAAAATATTAAGCATGCGTTCGAATATATCAGTGAAATTTTCTCCGCGAGTATATTTACAACGCCCGAGCTGGTTCGCAAGGACTTGCTGCTTTTAATTGCTGCTTTTTTCCTTGTCGAATGGCTGGGCCGGGAACACCCTTACGCCATAGCCCGATTTGGTTTTAACTGGCCCAAGCCGGTTAAATGGGGATTCTATTATTGTTTGGTGATTGCTATCTTCGTTTTCACCGGCAAACAGCAACAGTTCATTTATTTTCAATTCTAG
- a CDS encoding YdeI/OmpD-associated family protein — METKNDIKAVYAPSRKEWRAWFVENSQTEKSVWLIIYHKNSATPSVYYPESIEEALCFGWIDSKSIKRDAESSYLMFTPRKATGKWSAVNKERVERLTAAGLMTPQGQAFIDLAKESGTWDALVDAENAVIPPDLQALLNENEVALKNFTAFPPSAKRLILTWISDAKRPETRQQRVTLTAQKAADNIRAKIQ, encoded by the coding sequence ATGGAAACTAAAAATGATATTAAGGCCGTTTATGCGCCCAGCCGGAAAGAATGGCGTGCTTGGTTTGTCGAAAACAGCCAGACGGAAAAATCCGTCTGGCTGATCATTTACCATAAAAATAGTGCAACACCCAGCGTATATTACCCGGAGTCCATCGAAGAAGCTCTTTGTTTTGGCTGGATTGATTCGAAGTCGATTAAGCGCGACGCAGAAAGCAGTTACCTGATGTTCACCCCGCGAAAGGCGACCGGTAAATGGAGCGCAGTTAATAAGGAGCGGGTCGAGCGGTTAACGGCGGCTGGCCTAATGACTCCCCAGGGTCAGGCGTTCATCGATCTTGCCAAAGAAAGCGGAACCTGGGATGCATTGGTGGATGCAGAAAACGCCGTAATACCGCCGGATTTACAAGCGCTACTCAACGAAAACGAGGTGGCCCTCAAAAATTTTACGGCTTTCCCGCCCTCCGCAAAACGCCTGATACTGACCTGGATATCGGATGCAAAAAGGCCTGAAACCCGTCAGCAACGCGTCACATTAACCGCTCAAAAGGCAGCGGATAATATCCGGGCGAAGATTCAGTAA
- a CDS encoding phytanoyl-CoA dioxygenase family protein — MEVILDSEQIENFVNKGFVCIENAFSREIAEAARDILWADLGLDRHDPASWKKPVVRLGMYAQTPFVQSANSPVLHRAYDQLVGVNNWLPPGSMGTFPIRFPSDEDPGDAGWHVDASFSGKDPASFFDWRINVHSKGRGLLMLFLYSEVGTHDAPTRIRVGSHLDVARLLLPKGDDGLSFMEVAHELESFPAREEVLATGKAGTVYLCHPFLVHAAQPHRGQNPKFMAQPPLLLRNELHIHGESPVERAIQLAIS; from the coding sequence ATGGAAGTAATATTAGATAGTGAACAAATTGAAAATTTCGTAAATAAAGGCTTTGTATGCATTGAAAACGCTTTTTCCCGGGAAATTGCCGAAGCGGCGCGAGACATTCTCTGGGCGGATCTGGGCTTGGATCGCCATGATCCTGCGAGCTGGAAAAAGCCGGTTGTGCGGTTGGGCATGTATGCACAGACGCCCTTTGTCCAATCTGCAAATTCGCCCGTACTGCATCGTGCTTATGATCAGCTGGTCGGAGTAAATAATTGGCTCCCACCCGGCAGCATGGGTACTTTTCCGATCCGTTTTCCTTCGGATGAAGATCCGGGCGACGCCGGCTGGCATGTGGACGCGAGTTTCTCCGGCAAGGACCCCGCCAGTTTTTTTGACTGGCGCATTAATGTGCACTCCAAAGGGCGTGGTTTGCTGATGCTTTTCCTTTATTCGGAAGTAGGAACACATGATGCGCCAACGCGTATCCGCGTAGGGTCGCACCTGGATGTGGCGCGTCTGTTGCTTCCAAAGGGCGATGATGGGCTAAGCTTTATGGAAGTGGCTCACGAATTGGAAAGTTTTCCCGCTCGCGAAGAAGTCCTTGCGACTGGCAAAGCAGGAACGGTTTATCTCTGTCATCCATTCCTTGTACATGCAGCGCAGCCACATCGCGGCCAAAACCCAAAATTCATGGCTCAGCCGCCGTTATTGTTGCGAAATGAACTGCATATCCATGGTGAAAGTCCGGTAGAAAGGGCCATCCAGCTTGCCATTTCTTAA
- a CDS encoding NAD(P)H-binding protein — protein sequence MSTDVKGKTAILFGASGFVGSYLLEGLLNDPDYAQVTIVVRKNLNISHAKLKMLIGDYHALPTLKDEIVADEVFIALGTTKKSTPDQKIYYQVDHDYPVLAARIAKERGAKSVFLVSAVGPDAGSGIFYIRTKGETERDVIAQDLLHTHIFRPSMIMGDRKESRTLEKALIKIFSIINPLFVGPMQKYRGIEGKNIAKAMLAAAKKPAGKVNIYEWKEMNDLL from the coding sequence ATGAGCACTGATGTAAAAGGAAAAACGGCTATTCTGTTTGGTGCGAGCGGTTTCGTCGGCAGTTATTTGCTGGAAGGGCTGCTGAATGATCCTGATTACGCGCAGGTTACGATAGTAGTTCGCAAAAATTTGAATATTTCGCATGCAAAACTGAAAATGCTGATAGGAGATTATCATGCTTTACCCACCTTAAAGGACGAAATTGTTGCCGATGAGGTCTTTATTGCGCTTGGAACTACGAAAAAGAGCACCCCTGATCAAAAAATATACTATCAAGTCGATCACGATTATCCGGTTTTGGCTGCCCGGATAGCAAAAGAACGTGGAGCGAAATCAGTTTTTTTGGTCTCGGCTGTGGGTCCGGACGCCGGGTCGGGCATTTTTTATATCAGAACAAAAGGCGAAACAGAACGGGATGTTATTGCGCAGGATTTGCTGCATACGCACATTTTCCGCCCATCCATGATCATGGGGGATCGCAAGGAAAGCCGCACATTGGAAAAGGCTTTAATCAAAATATTCTCCATCATCAACCCGCTTTTCGTAGGTCCGATGCAGAAATACAGGGGAATAGAAGGAAAAAACATCGCCAAAGCCATGCTAGCAGCCGCCAAAAAGCCCGCCGGGAAGGTGAATATTTATGAGTGGAAGGAGATGAATGATTTGTTATAA
- a CDS encoding nuclear transport factor 2 family protein, with protein MKKLLTLIMSMPLFYIAPALAQVDDSAVIKQMNTQWLQSYPKRDTAALSRILANDFIMISPTGKKLSKADILQNVLTPDQQIINVSIDSTDLQIVNNVGLLTAYTSFVLKDKEKIIKGKNCYSDVYIKRKGTWVAINAHVTLLELK; from the coding sequence ATGAAGAAGTTATTGACATTAATCATGAGCATGCCGCTATTTTACATTGCACCCGCCTTAGCGCAGGTGGACGACAGCGCCGTCATCAAGCAAATGAACACGCAATGGCTGCAATCCTACCCCAAACGCGACACCGCCGCACTAAGCCGGATTTTGGCCAATGATTTCATCATGATCTCGCCAACCGGCAAAAAGCTTTCGAAAGCCGATATCCTGCAAAATGTACTAACCCCTGATCAGCAAATCATCAATGTCAGCATTGACAGCACCGATCTGCAAATCGTCAACAATGTAGGCCTGCTAACTGCCTACACAAGTTTCGTTCTAAAAGACAAAGAGAAGATCATCAAAGGAAAAAATTGCTATTCAGACGTCTACATCAAAAGAAAAGGCACCTGGGTAGCGATCAACGCTCATGTGACGCTGCTGGAATTGAAATGA
- a CDS encoding HPP family protein translates to MARYVIYKETLIDFNDHFWTFVGSFIGIALIGYINNSQFTQADNVFLIGSFGASSVLIYGIINSPLAQPRNLIGGHLICAIVGVTVHKIIPGQIWLASAFAVSLSIVFMQITKTLHPPGGATALIANIGSEKITSLGYKYVISPVLTGVLVLLLVALFVNNRAAHRHYPKNKNWYKIWQRKYR, encoded by the coding sequence ATGGCGCGATATGTGATTTATAAAGAAACCCTCATTGATTTTAATGATCATTTCTGGACATTTGTAGGCTCATTTATAGGCATTGCACTCATTGGCTATATTAATAACAGCCAGTTTACACAAGCCGATAATGTCTTCCTGATCGGTTCCTTCGGAGCCTCGTCTGTTTTAATTTACGGTATTATCAATAGTCCGCTGGCTCAACCCAGAAACCTGATCGGCGGTCATTTAATTTGCGCAATCGTGGGCGTGACGGTGCACAAGATCATCCCGGGCCAGATCTGGCTTGCATCCGCATTTGCTGTTTCCCTGTCGATCGTTTTCATGCAGATCACCAAAACGCTGCACCCGCCAGGTGGCGCAACCGCATTGATCGCTAACATTGGTTCAGAAAAAATTACCAGCCTCGGTTATAAATATGTCATCAGCCCGGTGCTTACCGGCGTGCTTGTGTTGCTTTTAGTGGCACTATTTGTCAACAACCGGGCAGCCCACCGGCATTATCCCAAAAACAAAAATTGGTATAAGATCTGGCAGCGCAAATACAGATGA
- a CDS encoding RagB/SusD family nutrient uptake outer membrane protein yields MNTIYKRSKQIFAPALIAGCITMAGCQKDWLAPEPLSFYNPDVTFNDPAGLRATLVACERNMRLEWYGDAPPMVTESIFSDIAVEGTTDKSGPAQNLNLLITPDAQLNSGDYNKIGWYWLEGFKGIKYANVAISRIDQPTYKNEQEKNEILGAAYFHRAARYYRLTQQFGDVPLILDEVIGPKLDFQSTKREVILQKMKVDLEFAEQWVPAVTDKGTVNKGSVSHLLTKVNLALGLFDDAIKSASNVIDGGTHKLMTTRFGVDASKANRNVIWDLHRPANKALGANTEGLMLVIDRLNIDGNMPDGIQLMRNTVPFWHNNINTPAGNRGTIDTYGIEIDQITTLGRGIGRVRPTYYSQEGVWDDKKDLRHAPGNWTRMEDIVYNNPAIKANDPYYGKNLQLRNAAGALLTIDTIRCWFDWPNYKLFIEDPQRIQPQGGNTDWYVFRLAETYLLRAEAYAWKGDLVKAAADINAVRTRANCSPLAPAKVNIGTVLDERARELYFEEPRKTELTRVAYIFAMTGRPAPNGKTYNMESFSESNYFYDRVMEKSDFYNKGVKTRHADEYTMSPYHVLWPVPQSAIDGNVQGRINQNKGYNGFQNNVPALTSIPQ; encoded by the coding sequence ATGAATACGATATATAAAAGATCAAAACAAATATTTGCCCCTGCACTGATAGCAGGATGCATTACAATGGCAGGCTGCCAGAAAGACTGGCTGGCGCCCGAGCCGCTCTCATTTTACAACCCGGACGTTACATTCAATGATCCCGCGGGTTTGCGGGCAACATTGGTGGCCTGCGAGCGCAATATGCGCCTTGAATGGTATGGCGATGCGCCTCCGATGGTGACCGAATCGATTTTTTCAGACATTGCCGTTGAAGGAACAACGGATAAATCAGGGCCCGCGCAAAACCTGAATTTGCTGATTACGCCCGATGCGCAGCTGAACAGCGGGGATTATAACAAGATCGGCTGGTATTGGCTCGAAGGTTTCAAGGGCATAAAATATGCCAATGTGGCCATTTCACGCATTGATCAGCCCACTTACAAAAATGAGCAGGAAAAAAACGAGATTCTTGGAGCCGCATACTTTCACCGGGCGGCGCGTTATTACCGGCTTACGCAGCAATTCGGCGATGTTCCTTTGATCCTGGACGAAGTAATTGGCCCGAAGCTCGATTTTCAATCTACCAAGCGCGAGGTGATTTTACAAAAAATGAAGGTTGACCTGGAATTTGCTGAACAATGGGTGCCTGCTGTGACGGACAAAGGAACTGTTAACAAAGGATCTGTGAGTCATTTGCTTACAAAAGTCAACCTGGCATTGGGCTTATTTGACGATGCTATTAAATCGGCGAGCAATGTGATCGATGGCGGAACGCACAAGCTCATGACAACCCGATTCGGGGTGGATGCCAGCAAAGCTAACCGCAATGTGATCTGGGACTTACACAGACCTGCAAACAAGGCATTAGGAGCTAACACGGAGGGATTGATGCTGGTTATTGACCGCCTTAACATTGATGGAAATATGCCAGACGGCATCCAACTCATGCGAAACACCGTTCCGTTTTGGCATAACAACATTAATACGCCAGCCGGTAACAGGGGAACCATTGATACTTACGGTATTGAAATCGACCAGATCACGACACTTGGCCGCGGAATCGGACGCGTTCGCCCGACTTATTATTCGCAGGAAGGGGTCTGGGACGATAAAAAAGATCTGCGCCACGCGCCGGGCAACTGGACGCGCATGGAGGACATTGTTTACAACAATCCGGCCATTAAAGCCAATGATCCTTATTATGGCAAAAATCTGCAACTCCGCAACGCTGCGGGAGCTTTGCTGACCATTGATACGATCCGGTGCTGGTTCGACTGGCCGAATTACAAACTCTTCATCGAAGATCCGCAGCGTATCCAGCCGCAAGGTGGAAATACGGACTGGTACGTGTTCCGTCTGGCCGAAACTTACCTGCTAAGGGCCGAAGCTTATGCCTGGAAAGGTGACTTGGTTAAAGCAGCAGCAGACATCAATGCCGTGCGTACGCGTGCCAATTGCAGCCCGCTTGCTCCCGCCAAAGTGAACATTGGAACGGTTCTCGACGAGCGTGCAAGGGAATTGTATTTCGAAGAACCCCGTAAAACCGAACTGACCCGCGTCGCGTACATTTTCGCTATGACAGGCAGGCCTGCGCCTAATGGTAAGACTTACAACATGGAAAGCTTCTCGGAAAGCAATTATTTTTATGATCGTGTTATGGAGAAAAGTGACTTTTATAACAAAGGCGTAAAAACGCGTCACGCGGATGAATATACGATGAGCCCGTATCACGTGCTATGGCCGGTTCCTCAGTCGGCTATCGATGGTAATGTGCAGGGAAGGATCAACCAGAACAAGGGCTACAATGGCTTCCAGAACAACGTTCCGGCATTAACCTCGATCCCCCAATAA